From Brassica oleracea var. oleracea cultivar TO1000 unplaced genomic scaffold, BOL UnpScaffold01316, whole genome shotgun sequence:
agagttttgatgtgcaaagtgttcttgagatcttttggtgagagatgggagttgggtttgacattgggaagtgattgtgtaacttgtatgtttgggaaaagggtagaacaatagagattgagcattgtatgcatgagttggtcctttcttagatatattatgtgcaatgtcaaggctacttgtNNNNNNNNNNNNNNNNNNNNNNNNNNNNNNNNNNATTGATTAAAAAGCATCCTCTTacccaaatgatttggaccaattgatcatttgcaagaattcacttgatgctatgcttaatgaacttgagagttggctgatttgcatgtgtgaatgcatgatgatgagtgtagggatgaaaagagttgagataggcctagagaagctagagtataataagagagggtGTACTAATGCTGAATTTAGATGTTGATTTGAGtggtttgtgtgtttcttttggctatgaacTCCCACCTTCAAACTTCTCTCCCTAttagttctagaaagttcacttgaggaaaagtaaaagaataagtttgggggagtagttgatatcttgcatatttacattgttttatccattcatccatgtgcattttcatcatatagattaaggTTTAGCCATGTCTatgttgcattttgcatacatatgtctctatcaggtattggagtaccacatggagttccttgAGACATTTGGgcgcatttggagctcaaaagaagtgtttaaagcgatcaacgtgcaatgcatgggagcgacctaccggagcgacgtcatgaactcgctcgccatttacgcttcggagcgacctcctagagcgacaaggcgaactcgctccagctcctagagcgacctcaccacagcgacacccagaggtcgctcgcgtttatgGTTTGCGagcaagccgggagcgacgtcttcagagcgacacagccaggtctcTCACGAGggacgacccgggagcgacgtcttcggagcgacacagccaggttgctcgcgaagaaacgacccgggagcgacctctcgcagcaaCGTGctgaggtcgctccgcgtctataTGTTTGGCCGAtttcatgttttctcaagggccttttggttatttcattatgcacgtttttacttttcaaaaacctatgttttaagtacctttggCAGCCACCGGGCAGGATTAtcttttgttcttaagaaaaacctttggaaagttcatctcttgaatcattcTTGTTAatctagttattgcaattctgtgtttccaattcattgttgtatccctctgtatgatgaatctgaaatccaaaatgggtttaagaggaatcatgaagagtagtgagtaatcaccatttgaattcatgggttaggaagattaagggtgattaggttagagctaggatgttttagtgtagatcatttcaaaaccttgctagtagagtaatcataatgcatcttctgagttagcttctcaaaagttgNNNNNNNNNNNNNNNNNNNNNNNNNNNNNNNNNNNNNNNNNNNNNNNNNNNNNNNNNNNNNNNNNNNNNNNNNNNNNNNNNNNNNNNNNNNNNNNNNNNNNNNNNNNNNNNNNNNNNNNNNNNNNNNNNNNNNNNNNNNNNNNNNNNNNNNNNNNNNNNNNNNNNNNNNNNNNNNNNNNNNNNNNNNNNNNNNNNNNNNNNNNNNNNNNNNNNNNNNNNNNNNNNNNNNNNNNNNNNNNNNNNNNNNNNNNNNNNNNNNNNNNNNNNNNNNNNNNNNNNNNNNNNNNNNNNNNNNNNNNNNNNNNNNNNNNNNNNNNNNNNNNNNNNNNNNNNNNNNNNNNNNNNNNNNNNNNNNNNNNNNNNNNNNNNNNNNNNNNNNNNNNNNNNNNNNNNNNNNNNNNNNNNNNNNNNNNNNNNNNNNNNNNNNNNNNNNNNNNNNNNNNNNgcaatgaaatctgaatcaaaagaagttttactagttgttctccaTAAAAAAGATTCTCTACTCCTCTGGTGGCTAacaaaggtacttaaaacataggtttttgaaaaataaaaacgtgtataatgaaatgaccaaaaggcccttgaaaaaacatgaattcggccaaacaaatagacgcggagcgacctcggcacgtcgctgcgagaggtcgctcccgggtcatttcttcgcgagcgacctggctgtgtcgctccgaggacgtcgctcccgggtcgtccCTCGCGAgagacctggctgtgtcgctctgaagacgtcgctcctGGCTTGCTCGCAAACcataaacgcgagcgacctctgggtgtcgctgtggtgaggtcgctctaggagctggagcgacttcgccttgtcgctctaggaggtcgctccaaagcgtaaatggcgagcgagttcataacgtcgctccggtaggtcgctcccatgcattgCTTGTCTAATGATCAccttaatcacctcttttgagctccaaacgcactcaaatgtctccaagaactccatgtggtactccaatacctaatagagacttATGtttgcaaaatgcaacctaaacatggctaaatcctagtctatatgatcaaaatgtacatgagtgaatggataaaacaatctaaatatgcaagatatcactaaTATACATGTTTTGGTTTAGGAATAATAGTAATCAATATAAATCCAATTTTACTGGATTGAAGTTCGTATTTATCGGGGACGTGTTTCACTCTTTTCTAGATCTAGTCTGAGAGTCTGATCCAGTGTGACTAAGACCTAGAAAAAATGATGTACCCACAAAGATCAAATGCCTATCCTTAACTGATATAACAATCCATGTCGAGTTGATATGGTCaaactaaaatgtaaaaaagatcaaaacatttaaaatgattataaagtCATCAGATACTCACCGGAGATCTCGTTACGGTTGTGATCCACGCCATCAACTTATACAAGAGAACCTTGAAGAAAAAGGAGATCCAAATTTCTTCATATCGAACTTATAGTCTTATATCTTTACACTCTTattaattgatatcatttaacTTTCCACAGTGGTATCTTCTTGCATTTTCAATAAAACATAACACTTTTTTATACTTAATCATGCTTTTTCCAAATTATTTCTTATACACATTAACGAAATTCTGTACCAAGTGGATTTTGAGATTCATTAATATGATTGTTATTCTTCGCCAAACCAAAACACTAACATAAGGCTCATTAACgtatagatataaaaatagcATTTATTTCATCTTATCAGGCTTCACACTGCCCATATCAGTCTTTCTGATTTTAGATGAAACGAATACAAACCTTAACGGATTCCTCCGACCCCTAATAGATCAAGGAGCTCCAGAACCCAACAGCGACGCTACTTGTGATCCATTCTCCTATCATGATTAATCATTTCCGTATGTGGAAAGGTTAAGTCATTCTTTTAACTATCTGCGTTCTTTTTGGGACAAAGCGAAGCTGACACTCTTTTGAGCCAGGGGCGGACCCAAGCTAAAGCAGGGTGTGGCACGTGCTACAtactcaaaaatataaatttgatgcaCTCATATGTTACCAATGGTTGTTGTTAGTGCTATTGGCCAAAAGGCTTAATAGAGCTCCTCCACCCTTCACATCAACTCCAGTTCAAAACTTCACTTGTTGttcttttacagttttattttcttaacatcttattttattttcataaatatgtatattttctcCTTTATGTATATTtgcagttaaaaaaaaattatattttctcctttattgttttttttggtaaaatcctTTTCTCCTTTATTGTATAGTTTGTATtgctaaaactatttttttattctttataagtgattttatttagtattaattaattattttgttatattaataCTTATTTTAAGACAACAACTTATTATTGAATATGTGTTTTATAATGAAACTATatgtgtaatatatatttttatcataaccTTACAAAATAGATACTTATTATTAATGCTTGTCTCTTTTATTTAAcctaattgttttgttaaatatacgtaaaataataattaagttaatttattacattatatttagtttattttagaaaaaaatatataacaatatatatatatatatatatatatatattaatttactttCTAGATCTGCCCCTGGTTTGAGCTATTTTTCATAGTAAACTTTTGCGGATAATAATCCCTCAGATAGATTTTTGTTACACGCTTTTCAGTTATATTATAACATCACTGAATAATTTTTCCTCTTCTGGAATTTTTTTCTTCCATATTTCCATTTTGGTTGGACATTCTTCCTAGCAaacattctatattttttaatagactTAATAGAGCTCATCCACCCTTCACATCAACTCTAGTTTGAAACGTCACTtgttctttttaagttttattttcttaacatcttattttattttcataaatatgtatattttctcCTTTATGTATATTTGCAGTtcaaaaaaagtatattttctcctttattgttttctttggtaaaatccttttctcctttattgataatccagggttccccgcttcgcggatCATTCCCTGGACCCGGTTAGGCAGCGGGCCAGCTTCACCCGAGAGGGTATTTCCTGAGCCCGAAGGCCTAGTACCCGCTTTTGTGACAGAGATGAGCACTTCGCCTCcggctggcgtcgaacccggaagcatgacaattggTCCCCAAGGCTCTAACCAGTAGAGCTGACTCATCCCGTCTCCTTTTCTCCTTTATTGTACAGTTTGTATtgctaaaactatatattttcttattctccataagtgattttatttagtattaattaattattttgttatattaataCTTATTTTAAGACAACAACATATTATTGAATATGTGTTTTATAATGAAACTATatgtgtaatatatatttttatcttaaccCTACAAATTAGATACTTATTATTAATGCTTGTCTCTTTTATTTAActtaattgttttgttaaatatatgtaaaataataattaagttaatttattacattatatttagtttattatagaaaatatatatatatatattgtgtccCATATTAATTTACTTTCTAGATCCGTCCATGTTTTAAGCTATTTTTCATAGTAAATTGCTGCGGATAATAATCCCTCAAATAGATTTTTGTTACACGCTTTTCAGTTATATTATAACATCCCtgaataatttttcttcttccgTCCAGGAATTTTTTTCTTCcatatttctatttttgttgGACATTCTTCCTAGCAaacattctatattttttatttgacatCTAATTTATTCGAGGGAAGTTGGGAATATTGTCAGGAGTTAAAGGGATGGGCAATATAGCAcatgataaataaatacataattgaTCGTCTCATCTAGAGACATCCATAATGTGGGCACCTATTTCTCAATTCCCATGTGTCTCTCAGGCTACCTTTTTTTTTCACATCTTTATTGATGGTTAGATATGTggttattaattacaaaatattccTATCTATCCCAATCTAACGACCGTAGTTATGAACTTATAATTTTGAGTCCAGCTAATAAGTATTGGACTACGCTGATTTACTTGAATAACCCGAAAGTGTAGGCCAGTTGGTAACAGCCTAATTAATGactttaaagaaaaatctacaAATATTGATCCACATACGGCCCTCGCTAGTTTCCATGTATGGTTTATTGTATGGTGTGAAATGGGTGATGAACTGAGATGTTTAGGGTAAGTTGTAGCCTATTACGACAAACTATCGAAGCCTGTATCATACCGGTCCACCAAAGACTACTAATTTTCTATAACTTGTCGTTTTTAATAGGGTTTCAGATGAGAAGTTTCTGCTAAGTTAAATCTCATAATATCATTGTCAGAAGAGTAACTATGTGATGGTAGGGTGTAACTACCCCCATCAAAGCCCCAGTTTAAAACAGTTGAGTCTATTTTCCATACAAaagtttgtctttttctttgcaACATTATATTGACATCTTGTGATGCTACATAATATAGGGTCCCAATACTTTATACCCACAAAAGCTCAAATTATACTGGTTGCTagatagtaataatatatatttaatgatggGACAATGCGATGATATTTGGAGACTATAAATGAAGCGATGATCAAATATTTCACTTAAATTTCGTTTTGAAACTGCCTTACAAAATGATAGTTTGGCTAAGtgtgattttttgtttattcacaTTCGCTTCCTCAACTTCATCGGATGATCCGGTAAAGTGTGAGTTCGGAAACACAATGTGCACGGTTACGAATTCTTACGGAGCCTTTCCCGACCGCTCTATATGCGAAGCGGCCAAGGTGGAGTACCCGAAGACCGAGGCTGAACTCGTCTCTGCGGTAGCTGCAGCCACTAGAGCCGGCCGAAAAATGCGGGTCGTTTCTCGGTACTCACACAGCATACCCAAGCTCGTTTGCACTGACGGCAAAGACGGGATTCTCATAAGCACCAAGTTTCTAAACAACGTGGTGCGAGCAGACCGGGAAGCCAAGACTTTGACGGTTGAAAGCGGCGTGACACTAAGACAGCTGATCGGAGAAGCGGCTAAGCTGGAGCTGGCTTTACCATATGCACCGTATTGGTGGGGACTTACGGTTGGAGGAATAATGGGGACAGGTGCTCACGGAAGTTCGCTTTGGGGTAAAGGAAGTGCGGTTCATGATTACGTGACCGAGATAAGAATTGTGAGTCCCGGTTCGGTTTCCGATGGTTATGTGAAGGTTCGTGTTCTTAGTGAGACGGTGAATCCTGAAGAGTTCAGAGCAGCCAAAGTTTCTTTAGGCGTTCTTGGTGTTATCTCCCAGGTACATATACTCTCTTTGGACAAGTCAATTTTTACTTGTCGAGTTCATGTTACGAAGTTGATTACATAGAattgttttgataaataaatttattatgatcaattattattattattattattattattatttacttaataacataattaactttagtagataataaaataaaaaatatccaatttttaataaaaataaaaattataattcgtTTTTACAAGTTGCATTCATGTTAAGTTTTACAAATCTAATAATAGAAACATTACTAAAGAATTAGATTAATAATTAGTtctatttactaaatattaaagTTAGCAATGTAATCAATTTTACAtgatatatataactttatttaaaactattatttttaaaataattgatttataatcaaaactaaataaatatattactaaatattttataatcaacaactttatttgtgtttttattttattaaaatgaaaaatattacatagaaaattattagaaaataataagaaaatatttagcatatatttATACTATGCATATATTTTCGATCAagaactaaaaataatttatcttacttatttgtatacatatatattatagaacGTCTTAAATAGTCTAAGTAAGTGAAAGTGgaatattaactaattattattattatttatttatttttttttttttgaatatttatgtaTGTGATGAGTtaccaaaatattattggttatGTTTGCTAATGCAACTCCAAATCTATTCACACGTTatttcttgttttctcttttctctaaaacaacacacataaaaaactatacaattttattaattttcttacaaatctATGAAGATGAAACAAATCAAAtgcaattaaaataataatctggTTTAAACCTATTTAAACACAAATTATGGTTCAATTTGAAGAATATGTACTATAAAATATACCTAAAATGAATAACTGAGCCGTCTTAATTAGCATACTTCATATTAGATGTTTAACTACAATAACATTGTAATGATATTTAACATACTATTTacctatatacatataaattccaaaacaattcaaaactcataaaccaataaaatcaaaacgttaatatttggttattttgtgAATATCAATCACCTAGTTTTTGAAATGTTTGAAGGTAACTTTCGAATTGCAACCAATGTTCAAGAGATCGTTAACTTATGTTATGAGAAAAGATTGGGATTTTGGAGATCAAGCCGTGACTTTTGGGGAAAAGCACGAGTTTGCAGATTTCATATGGTTACCGAGCCAAGGCAAAGTGGTGTATAGAATGGACGATAGAGTTCCCTTCAAAACTTCTGGCGATGGCTTGTTCGATTTTTTCCCATTCCGTCCGCAACTCTCCACAGCCTTAGCCGTCAACAGATTAGTAGGTTGATTCTTTATTGTTCAAGATATCTAACATTATCATATATCTTTTGCACATTTATAATGTTTCTTCTATATATTTGCTTTCATTGTATGCAGAGGAGAGTGAAGAGGCATCTGCAGATGCAAACAGGAGGTGTGTTAGAACAGAGGAAAcatcttcatttttgttttcaatctcATATGGTGTGACTAACAATGGTAATTTATTGACTTGCTTATACATCTAAGATTCTTTGCATACAAAATTGACTagatttttatcaaattttttttttttagaacaaataAACTAAACTTTTATCAATATTTCACTTATAATTTCTACCACAggtgatatatggtgtttttcaCATCATTGTATAGGTGTTTTCGTATTGATTCGAGTCCTTAATCCGTGTCAGTCTAGTCCTTTTTGATCTTTTACAGGTCTGGAGGTGGTAGAAGAGTGAAGAGAGGGTGCTTGAAGAGAAGCTGTCCTTTTGGAGCATTCCTGCGAAGAACACTCAAGGCGAACAGTCCCGAGACTATTCTCAAGCGGAACAAGCAGACGGAGTGATCCCGAGGTTGTTCCCGACAAATAAGGAAGCTCCTATTTCGGGAATTAAAGCCCTGTTGCCCTAATATCTTTNNNNNNNNNNNNNNNNNNNNNNNNNNNNNNNNNNNNNNNNNNNNNNNNNNNNNNNNNNNNNNNNNNNNNNNNNNNNNNNNNNNNNNNNNNNNNNNNNNNNNNNNNNNNNNNNNNNNNNNNNNNNNNNNNNNNNNNNNNNNNNNNNNNNNNNNNNNNNNNNNNNNNNNNNNNNNNNNNNNNNNNNNNNNNNNNNNNNNNNNNNNNNNNNNNNNNNNNNNNNNNNNNNNNNNNNNNNNNNNNNNNNNNNNNNNNNNNNNNNNNNNNNNNNNNNNNNNNNNNNNNNNNNNNNNNNNNNNNNNNNNNNNNNNNNNNNNNNNNNNNNNNNNNNNNNNNNNNNNNNNNNNNNNNNNNNNNNNNNNNNNNNNNNNNNNNNNNNNNNNNNNNNNNNNNNNNNNNNNNNNNNNNNNNNNNNNNNNNNNNNNNNNNNNNNNNNNNNNNNNNNNNNNNNNNNNNNNNNNNNNNNNNNNNNNNNNNNNNNNNNNNNNNNNNNNNNNNNNNNNNNNNNNNNNNNNNNNNNNNNNNNNNNNNNNNNNNNNNNNNNNNNNNNNNNNNNNNNNNNNNNNNNNNNNNNNNNNNNNNNNNNNNNNNNNNNNNNNNNNNNNNNNNNNNNNNNNNNNNNNNNNNNNNNNNNNNNNNNNNNNNNNNNNNNNNNNNNNNNNNNNNNNNNNNNNNNNNNNNNNNNNNNNNNNNNNNNNNNNNNNNNNNNNNNNNNNNNNNNNNNNNNNNNNNNNNNNNNNNNNNNNNNNNNNNNNNNNNNNNNNNNNNNNNNNNNNNNNNNNNNNNNNNNNNNNNNNNNNNNNNNNNNNNNNNNNNNNNNNNNNNNNNNNNNNNNNNNNNNNNNNNNNNNNNNNNNNNNNNNNNNNNNNNNNNNNNNNNNNNNNNNNNNNNNNNNNNNNNNNNNNNNNNNNNNNNNNNNNNNNNNNNNNNNNNNNNNNNNNNNNNNNNNNNNNNNNNNNNNNNNNNNNNNNNNNNNNNNNNNNNNNNNNNNNNNNNNNNNNNNNNNNNNNNNNNNNNNNNNNNNNNNNNNNNNNNNNNNNNNNNNNNNNNNNNNNNNNNNNNNNNNNNNNNNNNNNNNNNNNNNNNNNNNNNNNNNNNNNNNNNNNNNNNNNNNNNNNNNNNNNNNNNNNNNNNNNNNNNNNNNNNNNNNCACCCGAACCCTAACGTGAGGAACAACCCCCACCTGTTCAACAACCCTAAACCCGATGGTAACGCAGAAAATGCTCAAGGCAATCAGGTTCAGAACAGTGGCTACCAACGGGGGTATGGAAATCAAGGAAGAACCTTTGTCCTCAGCCCAGCTCAGAATACTCAGTTCCACAACCAGAA
This genomic window contains:
- the LOC106321214 gene encoding probable L-gulonolactone oxidase 1 translates to MCTVTNSYGAFPDRSICEAAKVEYPKTEAELVSAVAAATRAGRKMRVVSRYSHSIPKLVCTDGKDGILISTKFLNNVVRADREAKTLTVESGVTLRQLIGEAAKLELALPYAPYWWGLTVGGIMGTGAHGSSLWGKGSAVHDYVTEIRIVSPGSVSDGYVKVRVLSETVNPEEFRAAKVSLGVLGVISQVTFELQPMFKRSLTYVMRKDWDFGDQAVTFGEKHEFADFIWLPSQGKVVYRMDDRVPFKTSGDGLFDFFPFRPQLSTALAVNRLVEESEEASADANRRSGGGRRVKRGCLKRSCPFGAFLRRTLKANSPETILKRNKQTE